A window of Microbacterium luteolum contains these coding sequences:
- a CDS encoding methylated-DNA--[protein]-cysteine S-methyltransferase: MPTFGTLSTPVGVISVVSDRTAIVRVGWRAPAPADADASPDPLLAEALAQLTAYFAGALTVFDLPIDLGVQTDATRAVLTALHETVGYGKPVTYGELAERSGTAVPARGIGSIMGANPLPIIVPCHRVVAGDGLGGYSGGNPGEGLATKRWLLELEGALPTSLF; encoded by the coding sequence ATGCCCACGTTCGGAACACTCTCGACTCCGGTCGGGGTGATCAGCGTGGTCAGCGACCGCACGGCCATCGTCCGTGTCGGATGGCGAGCGCCGGCGCCGGCCGATGCCGATGCCTCGCCGGATCCGCTGCTCGCGGAAGCACTCGCCCAGCTGACCGCCTACTTCGCGGGAGCGCTGACGGTGTTCGATCTGCCGATCGACCTCGGCGTGCAGACCGATGCGACGAGGGCCGTGCTCACCGCCCTCCATGAGACCGTGGGCTACGGCAAGCCCGTCACCTACGGCGAACTCGCGGAGCGCAGCGGGACGGCGGTGCCCGCACGCGGTATCGGCTCGATCATGGGCGCGAACCCGCTCCCGATCATCGTGCCGTGCCACCGCGTCGTCGCCGGCGACGGTCTCGGCGGATACTCGGGCGGAAACCCGGGTGAGGGCCTCGCGACGAAGCGCTGGCTGCTCGAACTCGAGGGTGCGCTGCCGACCTCGCTGTTCTGA
- a CDS encoding LysR family transcriptional regulator has product MADELELRLLRHFVTVAEELHFRRAAERLFIAQQALSRDIRRLEDRIGTSLLIRSTRSVDLTDAGRRLLPRAKELLALHDLALRELRDHEPLVVDVVDAELTPALVLEAVRSRAPGSEFIARFGQRGGGRGGSADVVFDRVSRPSPEMSTQLVRFEPLAVLVPDGHPLASRDIVPFEDLRGTRVCSRAGGHVTEGWIDATAQLLAPFGIDPAIGHPVVAGGEELAQHLRLRSAPVLALASQRPVDGAVLLPVIDPVPLFPWAMSWRSDLDHPALAELRAAAASLSAANGWLDVPDGAWLPSPESRSGR; this is encoded by the coding sequence ATGGCCGATGAGCTGGAGCTGCGTCTGCTGCGGCATTTCGTCACGGTGGCGGAGGAGCTGCATTTCCGTCGCGCCGCCGAGCGGCTGTTCATCGCGCAGCAGGCGCTGAGTCGCGACATCCGGCGGCTCGAGGATCGGATCGGCACGTCGCTGCTCATCCGCTCCACCCGCAGCGTCGACCTGACGGATGCCGGTCGCCGGCTGCTGCCGCGTGCCAAGGAGCTCCTCGCGCTGCACGACCTCGCCCTGCGCGAGCTCCGCGACCACGAGCCGCTCGTCGTCGACGTGGTGGACGCGGAGCTGACCCCGGCTCTCGTGCTGGAGGCTGTGCGGAGCCGGGCGCCGGGGAGCGAGTTCATCGCCCGGTTCGGTCAGCGCGGCGGCGGCCGAGGCGGATCGGCGGACGTCGTCTTCGATCGCGTGAGCCGCCCGTCGCCCGAGATGTCGACTCAGCTCGTCCGCTTCGAACCGCTCGCGGTGCTCGTCCCCGACGGGCATCCGCTGGCGAGCCGGGACATCGTGCCCTTCGAGGACCTTCGCGGAACCCGCGTCTGCTCGCGGGCGGGAGGTCACGTGACCGAGGGGTGGATCGACGCCACCGCGCAGCTGCTCGCGCCCTTCGGCATCGATCCCGCGATCGGCCACCCCGTGGTCGCGGGAGGGGAGGAGCTCGCGCAGCACCTGCGCCTGCGCAGCGCGCCCGTGCTCGCTCTCGCCTCGCAGCGGCCGGTCGACGGGGCCGTCCTCCTTCCGGTGATCGACCCCGTCCCGCTCTTCCCGTGGGCGATGTCGTGGCGCAGCGATCTCGACCACCCGGCGCTCGCGGAGCTGCGGGCCGCCGCGGCCTCGCTCTCCGCCGCGAACGGATGGCTCGACGTCCCGGACGGTGCCTGGCTCCCGTCGCCGGAGAGTCGATCCGGCCGCTGA
- a CDS encoding ABC transporter ATP-binding protein, giving the protein MSIDAEGAEDAAAPRPRSLELLGAAVGLDGVSIRFERPGDEPLIIVDDFDLSLERGRMHCLAGRSGSGKTSVLRVAAGLVPPAGGAVTWEGLEITGLADDVITARRRKHVGYLDQRGSLVPGLTALENVLLPALPEKRSRVHARRARDLLHRLGVGARAGYYPERLSGGERQRVAFARALLQQPAVIMADEPTASLDRLTADRLIALLRDLADDGIAVLVASHDQRLIDAADTRTLLA; this is encoded by the coding sequence ATGAGCATCGACGCCGAAGGTGCGGAGGATGCCGCGGCTCCACGACCGAGGAGCCTAGAGCTCCTGGGCGCGGCGGTGGGGCTCGACGGTGTCTCCATCCGGTTCGAACGGCCGGGCGACGAACCGCTGATCATCGTGGACGACTTCGACCTGTCGCTCGAACGCGGCCGTATGCACTGCCTCGCCGGACGCAGCGGCTCCGGCAAGACCAGCGTCCTGCGCGTCGCCGCCGGTCTCGTGCCTCCGGCAGGGGGCGCGGTGACCTGGGAGGGGCTCGAGATCACGGGGCTCGCCGACGACGTGATCACCGCCCGCCGTCGGAAGCACGTCGGATACCTCGATCAGCGGGGGAGTCTCGTGCCTGGGCTGACGGCGTTGGAGAATGTCCTGCTGCCGGCCCTGCCCGAGAAGCGGAGCCGCGTGCACGCACGGCGCGCCCGCGATCTGCTGCATCGTCTCGGCGTCGGTGCGCGGGCGGGGTACTACCCCGAGCGTCTCTCCGGCGGCGAGCGTCAGCGGGTCGCGTTCGCGCGAGCATTGCTCCAGCAGCCCGCCGTCATCATGGCCGACGAACCCACGGCCAGCCTCGACCGGCTCACGGCCGATCGGCTCATCGCCCTGCTGCGCGATCTCGCGGACGACGGCATCGCCGTGCTGGTCGCCTCGCACGATCAGCGGTTGATCGATGCCGCCGACACGCGAACGCTGCTCGCCTGA
- a CDS encoding RNA polymerase sigma factor: MYATEADGELIRLARRGDRGAFSALYARHSKAVYLYAWSMMRADSDAEDIVQEAFLIAWRRLRDIRIHESSALPWLLVTCRNLCRNATRARRSALPLVEELLPGDRVRQERMEELSWVRQAVDRLGGIDRRIIHLCLVEGYSYDEAAAHLGLSSAALAKRLQRARASIRVALRGET, encoded by the coding sequence ATGTATGCCACCGAGGCCGACGGCGAGCTGATCCGGCTCGCCCGACGAGGTGATCGCGGCGCCTTCTCCGCCCTGTACGCGCGGCATTCCAAGGCGGTGTACCTCTACGCGTGGAGCATGATGCGCGCGGATTCGGATGCCGAGGACATCGTGCAGGAGGCCTTCCTGATCGCCTGGCGGCGACTGCGCGACATCCGCATCCACGAGTCTTCGGCGCTTCCCTGGCTGCTCGTCACATGTCGCAATCTCTGCCGCAACGCGACGCGTGCACGGCGCTCGGCTCTGCCGCTGGTCGAGGAGCTCCTTCCCGGAGATCGGGTGCGGCAGGAGCGGATGGAGGAGCTCAGCTGGGTGCGGCAGGCGGTTGATCGTCTCGGCGGCATCGATCGGCGGATCATTCACCTGTGCCTCGTCGAGGGGTACTCCTACGACGAGGCGGCAGCGCATCTCGGGCTCTCCTCCGCCGCCCTCGCGAAACGCCTGCAACGCGCGAGGGCGAGTATCCGGGTCGCGCTGCGAGGTGAAACATGA
- a CDS encoding response regulator transcription factor, which translates to MTEEAPTRANSELTRRETEVAELVADGLSNREVAVSLHVSVRTVESHVGTILRKLGLRSRSGLARRLDSVVDGG; encoded by the coding sequence GTGACTGAGGAAGCGCCGACGAGAGCGAACAGCGAGCTCACGAGACGAGAGACAGAGGTCGCGGAACTGGTGGCAGACGGACTCAGCAACCGCGAGGTGGCCGTATCCCTGCACGTGAGCGTGCGCACCGTGGAGAGCCACGTCGGGACGATCCTCCGCAAGCTCGGACTGCGTTCCCGTTCGGGTCTCGCGCGGCGGCTCGATTCTGTCGTCGACGGCGGGTGA
- a CDS encoding alpha/beta fold hydrolase yields the protein MNITSTLDRPDARLHYEVRGAGPLLALIGSPMDADAFAPFADELASDHTVLTADPRGIKRSTVADPTRDSSPAVRAADLAALVEHVDRGPATVFGSSGGAVTVLALAQDRPDLVDVVIAHEPPLLRLLPDHVEQLQTAEDLIALALGGDRLGAWRMFFAQANIAMPEEVLVQWFGGDADPQSLADEQFWFAREYLGSVGWQPDLDVLRRADVRFVLGIGEESVGQLCERTTTALGVQLDVAPTRFPGDHTGFVDHPAAFAARLRDVLENL from the coding sequence ATGAACATCACCTCGACCCTCGACCGCCCGGACGCGCGCCTCCACTACGAGGTGCGCGGGGCAGGTCCGCTCCTCGCCCTGATCGGCTCGCCGATGGATGCCGACGCCTTCGCTCCGTTCGCCGACGAGCTGGCGTCCGACCACACCGTGCTCACCGCCGACCCTCGCGGGATCAAGCGCAGCACCGTCGCGGATCCGACACGCGATTCGAGCCCTGCCGTGCGCGCGGCGGATCTCGCCGCCCTCGTCGAGCACGTCGATCGCGGACCGGCGACGGTCTTCGGCTCGAGCGGCGGCGCCGTGACCGTCCTCGCGCTCGCACAGGATCGGCCGGACCTCGTCGACGTCGTGATCGCCCACGAACCCCCGCTGCTGCGTCTGCTCCCCGATCACGTCGAGCAACTGCAGACCGCGGAGGATCTCATCGCGCTCGCCCTCGGCGGCGACCGCCTCGGCGCGTGGCGGATGTTCTTCGCACAGGCGAACATCGCGATGCCGGAGGAGGTTCTCGTGCAGTGGTTCGGCGGGGATGCCGATCCGCAGAGCCTCGCCGACGAGCAGTTCTGGTTCGCGCGCGAATACCTCGGCAGCGTCGGCTGGCAGCCCGATCTCGACGTGCTGCGGCGTGCAGACGTGCGGTTCGTGCTCGGCATCGGCGAGGAGTCGGTGGGCCAGCTGTGCGAGCGCACGACCACCGCCCTGGGCGTGCAGCTCGACGTCGCGCCGACGAGGTTCCCCGGCGATCACACCGGCTTCGTCGACCACCCGGCCGCGTTCGCCGCTCGGCTGCGGGACGTGCTCGAGAACCTGTGA
- the erm gene encoding 23S ribosomal RNA methyltransferase Erm — protein sequence MPRSIHGGRHELGQNFLTHRPTLGRITTIVRGTSGSILELGAGDGALTRSLAELGRPVTAIDIDEHRVRRLRGRLPSVRVEHADATRHPLDADVVVGNIPFHLTTPILRRLLSTGRWREAVLLTQWEVARKRAGVGGGTMLTAQSAPWFEFALEGRVPAWGFSPQPSVDGGLLSITRRGSPLVPVAERRAHEGFVRAMFTARGATLDAVVATAGRVARSRARQALAAAGAADTRLPRDLGPEQWAGLWQQIGRPV from the coding sequence ATGCCTCGCTCGATCCATGGCGGCCGCCACGAACTCGGCCAGAACTTCCTCACCCATCGCCCCACCCTCGGACGCATCACGACGATCGTCCGGGGAACGTCCGGGTCGATCCTCGAACTCGGCGCCGGCGACGGCGCACTCACCCGCTCGCTGGCCGAACTGGGACGACCGGTCACGGCGATCGACATCGATGAGCATCGGGTCCGCCGACTGCGCGGGCGATTGCCGAGCGTGCGCGTCGAGCACGCGGACGCGACGCGCCATCCGCTCGACGCCGACGTGGTGGTCGGCAACATCCCCTTCCACCTGACCACTCCGATCCTGCGGCGGCTGCTGTCGACGGGGCGGTGGCGCGAGGCCGTCCTGCTGACCCAGTGGGAGGTCGCGCGCAAGCGCGCCGGGGTCGGCGGCGGCACCATGCTGACCGCGCAGTCGGCGCCGTGGTTCGAGTTCGCTCTCGAAGGGCGCGTCCCGGCGTGGGGCTTCTCGCCGCAGCCCAGTGTCGACGGCGGCCTGCTGTCGATCACTCGCCGCGGCTCACCGCTCGTGCCGGTCGCCGAGCGCCGTGCGCATGAGGGGTTCGTCCGGGCGATGTTCACAGCCCGCGGGGCGACCCTCGACGCCGTCGTGGCCACCGCGGGCCGGGTCGCGAGGTCGCGGGCGCGGCAGGCGCTGGCGGCGGCCGGTGCCGCGGACACGCGACTCCCGCGCGACCTCGGACCGGAGCAGTGGGCCGGGCTGTGGCAGCAGATCGGACGACCGGTCTGA
- a CDS encoding response regulator transcription factor, which produces MIRVLLADDEGMIRSALAALLRLEDDIEVVAECEDGEQAVAEALRLQPDVCLLDLEMPGLDGVQVAERLNRAIATRCVVVTRHARPGVLRRALASGVAGFLPKSRGADEVAAVIRRVAAGARYVDPEIAADALSDERSPLTDRELDVLRAGRRGETTGQIARALALAPGTVRNHISVILGKLHVGTRQQAVLIAEERGWI; this is translated from the coding sequence ATGATCCGCGTGCTGCTCGCCGATGACGAGGGGATGATCCGGTCCGCGCTGGCGGCTCTGCTGCGGCTGGAGGACGACATCGAGGTCGTCGCCGAGTGCGAGGACGGGGAGCAGGCGGTCGCCGAGGCCCTGCGCCTGCAGCCCGACGTCTGCCTGCTCGACCTCGAGATGCCGGGGCTCGACGGCGTGCAGGTCGCCGAGCGTCTGAATCGGGCGATCGCGACGCGCTGCGTCGTCGTCACCCGTCACGCGCGTCCCGGCGTGCTGCGTCGCGCGCTGGCATCCGGCGTCGCGGGGTTCCTGCCGAAGTCCCGCGGTGCCGACGAGGTCGCCGCCGTCATCAGGAGGGTCGCCGCGGGGGCCCGCTACGTCGACCCGGAGATCGCGGCCGATGCGCTCAGCGACGAGCGCTCGCCGCTGACCGACCGCGAGCTGGATGTGCTGCGTGCCGGGCGGCGGGGGGAGACGACGGGACAGATCGCCCGTGCCCTCGCGCTCGCGCCGGGAACCGTCCGCAACCACATCTCGGTGATCCTCGGGAAGCTGCACGTCGGCACCCGGCAGCAGGCCGTGCTGATCGCCGAGGAACGCGGCTGGATCTGA
- a CDS encoding sensor histidine kinase: MSSRIEPLAPAVSSPGAVSLTRGVTATWWYTLTAVLFIEVMLIGAWVGFVAAMDFRVTVVLVVAVGGLLWCASTLLLLFDYRHRIDAGPGVPWRRLAVPLAVAVVFGGVAGALTGSWQLAVMPLAQSLVLLNWPRGVRFRVVVAATLLLVALAFVDSATDALGMGIPTWLPGAYAALLPGMTVSSLWFWDVMVTLDRARASESRLAATQERLRVATDVHDLQGHHLQVIALQLELAERLLPRDADAGMEQLRAARVSVDEARQGTRDLATRFRSVPLSDELANARDLLCAAGLEVEAVIDPDAAAAPASALGPVIRETTTNVLRHGGGRRARLSLTRTADAWRYEIANDAVQGAAVGDDGSGLEGVRRRIDDARGTLEVHADEEEFVVVVTVPSNAEEVR, from the coding sequence GTGAGCAGCCGCATCGAGCCCCTCGCCCCCGCCGTATCGAGCCCCGGGGCGGTCTCGCTGACGCGCGGTGTCACGGCCACCTGGTGGTACACGCTGACCGCGGTCCTGTTCATCGAGGTCATGCTCATCGGCGCCTGGGTGGGCTTCGTGGCGGCCATGGACTTCCGCGTCACGGTCGTCCTCGTCGTCGCCGTGGGAGGCCTGCTGTGGTGCGCGTCGACGCTGCTGCTGCTGTTCGACTACCGGCACCGCATCGACGCCGGACCGGGCGTGCCCTGGCGTCGGCTGGCCGTGCCGCTTGCCGTCGCCGTGGTCTTCGGCGGAGTGGCGGGAGCGCTCACCGGCAGCTGGCAGCTCGCGGTCATGCCGCTCGCGCAGTCGCTGGTGCTGCTCAACTGGCCGCGCGGCGTGCGCTTCCGCGTGGTCGTGGCGGCGACCCTGCTCCTGGTGGCGCTCGCCTTCGTCGACTCGGCCACCGACGCGCTCGGGATGGGGATCCCCACCTGGCTGCCCGGCGCCTACGCCGCGCTCCTCCCCGGGATGACGGTCAGCTCGCTGTGGTTCTGGGATGTCATGGTGACGCTGGATCGCGCCCGTGCATCGGAGTCTCGGCTCGCCGCGACGCAGGAGCGACTGCGTGTGGCGACCGATGTGCACGACCTCCAGGGGCACCACCTCCAGGTCATCGCGCTGCAGCTGGAGCTGGCGGAGCGGCTGCTGCCACGGGATGCGGATGCCGGTATGGAGCAGCTCCGCGCCGCGCGCGTCAGCGTCGACGAGGCACGACAGGGCACGAGGGACCTCGCGACCCGCTTCCGCTCCGTCCCGCTGAGCGATGAGCTCGCCAACGCCCGAGATCTCCTGTGCGCCGCCGGCCTCGAGGTCGAGGCCGTGATCGATCCGGATGCCGCTGCCGCACCGGCATCCGCTCTCGGTCCGGTGATCCGGGAGACGACGACGAACGTGCTGCGACACGGCGGCGGACGCCGTGCCCGTCTCTCCCTCACCCGGACCGCGGATGCCTGGCGCTACGAGATCGCCAACGACGCGGTGCAGGGCGCCGCAGTCGGTGACGACGGCTCCGGTCTGGAAGGTGTGCGACGCCGGATCGACGACGCGCGGGGCACGCTGGAGGTCCATGCGGACGAGGAGGAATTCGTGGTCGTGGTGACGGTGCCGTCGAATGCCGAGGAGGTCCGATGA
- a CDS encoding small multidrug efflux protein: MNLIEIFQNWVAQVPDLLQPLIVALAGAIPFIEGEGAASIGIIGGIHPVIAAIAAIVGNFLCVAVLVLLSSGARTAIVNRSRVGDPVLAGAGSAAVEPEAPHADRKAARREKFQRAFERYGVPGVSLLGPLLLPTHFTATMLAAAGVGKARVLFWQALAIIGWTTVVAVIVGGAVYAIR; this comes from the coding sequence ATGAACCTCATCGAGATCTTCCAGAACTGGGTCGCCCAGGTCCCCGACCTCCTGCAGCCGCTCATCGTCGCCCTCGCCGGCGCGATCCCCTTCATCGAGGGCGAGGGTGCTGCGAGCATCGGGATCATCGGCGGCATCCACCCGGTGATCGCCGCCATCGCGGCCATCGTCGGAAACTTCCTGTGCGTCGCCGTGCTCGTGCTGCTGAGCTCGGGCGCCCGCACCGCCATCGTGAACCGCTCTCGCGTGGGCGACCCCGTCCTCGCCGGAGCAGGGTCGGCGGCGGTCGAGCCCGAGGCGCCGCACGCCGATCGCAAGGCCGCACGCCGGGAGAAGTTCCAGCGCGCGTTCGAGCGCTACGGCGTGCCGGGAGTCAGCCTCCTCGGCCCGCTGCTGCTTCCGACGCACTTCACCGCCACGATGCTCGCCGCCGCCGGTGTCGGCAAGGCGCGTGTGCTGTTCTGGCAGGCGCTCGCGATCATCGGCTGGACCACCGTGGTCGCCGTGATCGTCGGCGGCGCGGTGTACGCCATCCGCTGA
- a CDS encoding sigma-70 family RNA polymerase sigma factor gives MESSGADTAHETDADLLRRSRDGDRRAFSELWRRHAPTAVAYARSLGTAPPDPEDVVSDAFLSILQLVRAGRGPEERFRPYLLTTVRNTWLTAARRAPSTVALDEVEEPPSGIGTIDVEAMMNSAALVEAFGALPERWQHALWLSEVEHLPPREIADVLGMRANAVAALTYRARDGLRKAWIGAHLRRAAAGSDHRRVIELLGGYVQGDLGPRPQKFVAAHLESCADCRAAAGEARHLARAITLGPLLVGGAGLVIAPAFFPTAQAAAAVGYAAPVLWPVAAAVAVALSIGGSLLVRTPTEPDATAVVAPAVALPPPAASAPEPAASLPAPTTPTVATIPATDPDRPVTGDDAARVPHITPPATSPPTADGHAGAAAAAPTDDDEAVAPNTFMTKTASATWYVEVSIELDPADPDCIPIAHLSVSGTAGAVVAIVVDGRVAGKAGELDGYGIWSGDLVLPSTGGEHTVSLHLIHEDGSVGEVAVQTVIEY, from the coding sequence ATGGAAAGCTCTGGCGCAGACACCGCCCACGAGACCGACGCCGACCTCCTCCGACGCAGTCGCGACGGCGACCGCCGTGCGTTCTCCGAGCTCTGGCGCCGACACGCTCCGACCGCCGTGGCCTACGCCCGCAGCCTGGGAACCGCGCCGCCCGACCCCGAGGACGTCGTCTCTGATGCGTTCCTGAGCATCCTGCAGCTGGTGCGCGCCGGCCGAGGACCGGAGGAGAGGTTCCGCCCCTATCTGCTCACCACCGTGCGCAACACCTGGCTGACAGCGGCTCGGCGCGCGCCGTCGACGGTCGCGCTCGACGAGGTCGAGGAGCCGCCGTCGGGCATCGGCACGATCGACGTCGAGGCGATGATGAACTCCGCAGCCCTCGTCGAGGCGTTCGGCGCGCTTCCGGAGCGCTGGCAGCATGCGCTCTGGCTCAGCGAGGTCGAGCATCTCCCCCCTCGCGAGATCGCCGATGTGCTCGGCATGCGGGCGAACGCCGTCGCCGCTCTGACGTACCGCGCGAGGGACGGACTCCGGAAGGCGTGGATCGGCGCGCACCTTCGCCGCGCGGCCGCCGGTTCCGACCACCGGCGCGTGATCGAGCTCCTCGGCGGATATGTGCAGGGCGATCTGGGCCCGCGCCCGCAGAAGTTCGTCGCGGCGCACCTCGAATCGTGCGCCGACTGCCGCGCGGCCGCCGGCGAGGCCAGGCATCTGGCCCGCGCCATCACGCTCGGCCCGCTCCTCGTCGGAGGTGCCGGTCTCGTCATCGCTCCGGCCTTCTTCCCCACCGCGCAGGCGGCGGCCGCGGTCGGATATGCGGCTCCGGTGCTGTGGCCCGTCGCGGCAGCCGTGGCCGTGGCACTCTCGATCGGGGGCAGTCTCCTCGTACGCACCCCGACCGAACCGGATGCCACGGCCGTCGTCGCACCGGCGGTCGCGCTGCCGCCGCCCGCGGCATCCGCGCCGGAGCCCGCCGCCTCGCTCCCCGCGCCGACGACTCCGACAGTCGCCACCATCCCCGCCACCGACCCGGATCGGCCCGTCACCGGTGATGACGCGGCCCGAGTTCCGCACATCACCCCTCCGGCAACATCGCCGCCGACCGCCGACGGGCACGCCGGTGCAGCCGCGGCCGCACCGACCGACGATGACGAGGCGGTGGCGCCGAACACCTTCATGACGAAGACCGCTTCTGCGACGTGGTACGTCGAGGTCTCGATCGAGCTCGACCCGGCCGACCCCGACTGCATTCCGATCGCCCACCTGTCGGTCAGCGGAACCGCCGGCGCCGTCGTGGCGATCGTCGTCGACGGCAGAGTCGCGGGGAAGGCGGGTGAGCTCGACGGATACGGCATCTGGTCAGGTGATCTCGTCCTGCCCTCCACCGGTGGAGAGCACACGGTCTCGCTCCACCTCATCCACGAAGACGGCTCGGTCGGCGAGGTGGCCGTGCAGACCGTGATCGAGTACTGA
- a CDS encoding ArsR/SmtB family transcription factor, with product MTSATASLTHTAALARLGHALSDPTRAGILLALRDSARYPAELAETMGVSRQVMSNHLACLRGCGLVESVPDGRRSSYRLADEHLSPALDEFLRVTLIVEPDCCDGEGCTC from the coding sequence GTGACCTCGGCAACGGCATCCCTCACCCACACGGCGGCACTTGCGCGCCTCGGGCACGCACTCTCCGACCCGACTCGTGCCGGCATCCTGCTCGCGCTGCGGGACTCCGCCCGCTACCCGGCCGAGCTCGCCGAGACCATGGGTGTCTCCCGCCAGGTGATGTCGAACCACCTGGCCTGCCTCCGCGGGTGCGGACTCGTCGAGAGCGTGCCCGACGGGCGCCGCAGCAGCTACCGCCTCGCCGACGAGCACCTCTCCCCCGCCCTCGACGAGTTCCTGCGCGTGACGCTGATCGTCGAACCGGACTGCTGCGACGGCGAAGGCTGCACCTGCTGA
- a CDS encoding cation diffusion facilitator family transporter encodes MTTLAPARRETLHRRIRLIVAITIGYNLVEAGVAIAAGSLASSAALIGFGLDSAIEVLSAAAVAWQFTRRDPERWEKPTLRVISVAFFALAVYVTATSVLALITGERPEHSTIGIVLTAVSVIVMPFLSLAERRAGREAGSATAVADSKQTLICTYLSGAVLIGLVANSLFGWWWADAVAGLVIAAFAVREGIEAWKGDACATSIGMILEDEHHDEHEGPHA; translated from the coding sequence ATGACGACGCTCGCACCCGCGCGGCGGGAGACCCTGCACCGCCGCATCCGCCTCATCGTCGCGATCACCATCGGGTACAACCTGGTCGAGGCGGGCGTGGCCATCGCGGCCGGCTCACTCGCCTCCTCGGCCGCCCTGATCGGGTTCGGCCTCGACTCCGCGATCGAGGTGCTGTCGGCCGCCGCCGTCGCCTGGCAGTTCACCCGACGCGATCCCGAGCGCTGGGAGAAGCCCACGCTGCGCGTGATCTCGGTCGCCTTCTTCGCGCTCGCGGTCTATGTGACCGCGACGTCCGTCCTCGCGCTGATCACGGGAGAACGCCCCGAGCACAGCACGATCGGAATCGTCCTGACCGCCGTCAGCGTGATCGTCATGCCGTTCCTGTCCCTCGCGGAACGCCGAGCCGGCCGCGAGGCGGGATCGGCCACCGCCGTCGCCGATTCGAAGCAGACGCTCATCTGCACGTATCTGTCAGGCGCCGTGCTGATCGGTCTGGTCGCGAACTCGCTGTTCGGCTGGTGGTGGGCGGATGCCGTGGCGGGGCTGGTCATCGCGGCATTCGCGGTGCGCGAGGGCATCGAGGCGTGGAAGGGCGATGCCTGCGCGACCTCGATCGGGATGATCCTCGAGGACGAGCACCACGACGAACACGAGGGCCCGCACGCCTGA